In Malania oleifera isolate guangnan ecotype guangnan chromosome 8, ASM2987363v1, whole genome shotgun sequence, a single window of DNA contains:
- the LOC131161674 gene encoding transcriptional corepressor SEUSS — protein sequence MVPSGPPTPIGGAQSVSPSLLRQNSGMLGAQGGPMPSQSAFPSLVSPRSQYNNVNLLGNAPNVSSLLSQSFGNGGPNSGLSGPGSSQRGGIDTGAESDPLSSVGNGLGFNPNSSSFVPSNMVNPGSSNSVQGQQFQNPSGNQMLPDQQQPQQLEPQNFQHGQQQMQQFPTPHSSLQQPQQYQTIRGGLGSVGPVKLEPVSNDQHGQQQQLPSLRNLAPVKLEPQQIPTMRALAPVKMEPQHSDQSLFLQHQQQQQQQQQQQQQQQQQQQQQQQQFLHISRQSSQAAAAQINLLHQQRILQMQQQQQQQLLKAIPQQRSQLQQQLQQTNLPLRSPAKSVYEPGMCARRLTHYMYQQQRRPDDNNIDFWRKFVAEYFAPNAKKKWCVSMYGSGRQTTGVFPQDVWHCEICNRKPGRGFEATVEVLPRLFKIKYESGTLEELLYVDMPREYPNASGQIVLDYAKAIQESVFEQLRVVREGQLRIVFSPDLKICSWEFCARRHEELIPRRLLIPQVSQLGIAAQKYQAATQNASSNLSVPELQNNCNMFVASARQLAKALEVPLVNDLGYTKRYVRCLQISEVVNSMKDLIDYSRDTGTGPMESLAKFPRRTNVSSGFHSQSQQPEEQQQQQQTMAHNSNSDQSPIQTTAMQLAATNGMANVNNSLNASSVPSPANAIVGLLHQNSMNSRQPNPMSNANSPYSGSAVQIPSPSSSSTIPQAQPNPSPFQSPTPSSSNNPPQISHSTLTATAHMSAANSPANVSVQQPSLSNEADPNDSQSSVQKIIQEIMMSTPISSTGGGMVGVGSLGNDTKNVNGILPTSNNTGLNGSSCLMGNGTANPSSGMGGAGFSMGGGLGQSMMVNGIRAAMGNNSVAMNGRVGMASMARDQGMNHHQQDLGNQLLGGLGAVNGFNNLQFDWKSSP from the exons ATGGTTCCATCAGGGCCTCCCACTCCGATTGGCGGTGCCCAGTCTGTTTCACCTTCACTTCTGCGACAGAACTCTGGAATGTTGGGAGCTCAAGGTGGTCCTATGCCTTCCCAGTCGGCTTTTCCCTCTCTTGTGTCTCCGCGCTCTCAGTATAATAATGTGAATTTGCTTGGAAATGCGCCCAATGTTTCTTCCCTGCTAAGTCAGTCTTTTGGAAATGGGGGTCCGAATTCTGGGCTTTCTGGCCCAGGGAGTAGTCAGCGCGGAGGTATTGATACTGGGGCTGAGTCTGATCCTCTCTCTAGTGTAGGTAATGGATTGGGGTTTAATCCGAATTCTTCTTCATTTGTACCATCTAACATGGTTAACCCCGGGTCATCAAATTCAGTTCAGGGGCAACAGTTTCAAAACCCTTCTGGCAACCAGATGTTGCCTGATCAACAGCAGCCACAACAGCTTGAACCTCAGAACTTCCAACATGGTCAGCAACAGATGCAACAATTTCCAACCCCTCACAGTTCCCTGCAGCAGCCGCAGCAGTATCAGACAATTAGAGGAGGGTTAGGCAGTGTTGGACCTGTCAAGCTGGAGCCAGTGTCTAATGATCAGCATGGACAGCAGCAGCAGTTGCCGTCCTTGAGAAATCTTGCTCCAGTGAAACTGGAACCTCAACAAATCCCGACTATGAGAGCCTTAGCACCGGTCAAAATGGAGCCCCAACATTCAGATCAGTCCTTGTTCCTGCAGCATCAacaacaacagcagcagcagcagcagcagcaacaacaacagcagcaacagcaacaacagcagcagcagcagtttcTCCACATATCCAGGCAATCTTCTCAGGCTGCTGCTGCTCAGATTAATCTTTTGCATCAGCAAAGAATCTTGCAGATGCAacagcaacagcagcagcagctctTGAAGGCAATCCCTCAGCAACGGTCCCAATTACAGCAGCAGTTGCAGCAGACTAATTTGCCTTTGAGGTCCCCTGCAAAATCAGTATATGAACCTGGAATGTGTGCACGGCGTCTGACGCATTATATGTATCAGCAACAGCGCAGACCTGAT GACAACAATATTGATTTTTGGAGGAAATTTGTAGCTGAATATTTTGCTCCTAATGCCAAGAAGAAGTGGTGTGTTTCTATGTATGGAAGTGGCCGGCAAACAACGGGAGTTTTCCCTCAG GATGTATGGCACTGTGAAATATGCAACCGCAAGCCAGGCCGAGGATTTG aaGCAACTGTTGAGGTTCTGCCAAGGCTTTTCAAAATTAAGTATGAAAGTGGTACTTTGGAAGAACTTCTCTATGTTGATATGCCACGTGAATATCCTAATGCATCTGGTCAAATTGTCCTGGACTATGCCAAAGCGATCCAAGAAAGTGTATTTGAGCAACTTCGTGTTGTTCGTGAAGGTCAACTTCGGATAGTTTTCTCTCCTGACCTGAAG ATATGCTCTTGGGAGTTTTGTGCACGGCGTCATGAAGAGCTTATTCCTCGAAGATTATTAATACCTCAG GTTAGTCAGCTTGGTATTGCAGCACAGAAATACCAGGCTGCGACTCAGAATGCATCTTCTAATTTATCTGTTCCAGAATTGCAAAACAACTGTAACAT GTTTGTTGCATCTGCCCGTCAGTTGGCAAAAGCTTTGGAAGTGCCATTGGTTAATGATTTGGGATATACAAAGAGATATGTGAGGTGCCTTCAG ATATCTGAAGTGGTCAATAGTATGAAAGACTTGATTGATTACAGCCGAGATACTGGGACCGGGCCTATGG AGAGTTTGGCCAAGTTCCCTCGGAGGACGAATGTTTCATCTGGGTTTCATAGTCAGTCCCAACAACCCGaggaacagcagcagcagcagcaaacAATGGCACATAACTCAAACAGTGATCAAAGCCCCATCCAAACGACTGCTATGCAGCTTGCTGCTACCAATGGTATGGCCAATGTAAATAATTCCCTCAATGCATCTTCGGTCCCTTCACCTGCCAATGCTATTGTTGGGCTTCTCCATCAGAACTCAATGAACTCCAGGCAGCCAAATCCTATGAGCAATGCAAATAGTCCCTACAGTGGAAGTGCTGTTCAGATTCCATCGCCCAGCTCCTCCAGTACAATACCACAGGCTCAGCCTAACCCTTCTCCATTTCAGTCGCCAACGCCTTCCTCATCTAACAATCCCCCACAAATTTCTCATAGTACCTTAACAGCAACTGCTCACATGAGTGCTGCAAATTCACCAGCGAATGTTTCGGTGCAGCAGCCATCTCTCTCAAATGAGGCTGACCCAAATGATTCCCAGAGTTCTGTCCAGAAAATCATACAAGAGATAATGATGTCCACACCAATTAGCAGCACAGGAGGTGGTATGGTGGGTGTCGGTAGCCTGGGAAATGACACAAAGAATGTAAATGGGATTTTGCCGACAAGCAACAACACAGGTCTCAATGGCAGCAGTTGCCTTATGGGGAATGGAACAGCCAATCCTAGTTCTGGCATGGGGGGTGCTGGATTTAGCATGGGTGGTGGACTTGGCCAATCGATGATGGTGAATGGAATCAGAGCTGCAATGGGCAATAATTCTGTGGCAATGAATGGGAGGGTGGGCATGGCTTCAATGGCTCGGGACCAAGGTATGAATCATCATCAACAAGATTTGGGGAACCAGCTGCTTGGGGGGCTAGGAGCAGTTAATGGCTTCAATAATCTTCAATTTGACTGGAAATCATCTCCATGA
- the LOC131161675 gene encoding thioredoxin M-type, chloroplastic-like, with protein sequence MALEKYCFQLSTVSTARAAGVFHSPHPFSHDNILNLRTCNGSNKSIPSFCASSPRWPRSSIVCKARKVLDEVQVVTDSSWENLVVASERPVLVEFWAPWCGPCRMIAPVIDELAKESARKIACYKLNTDDSPNIASQYGIRSIPTVLFFKNGEKKEGIIGAVPKSTLTASVEKHLNI encoded by the exons ATGGCTCTGGAGAAGTACTGTTTCCAACTGAGCACAGTATCCACAGCCAGAGCAGCAGGTGTTTTTCATTCTCCCCATCCATTTTCTCATGACAATATTCTTAATCTGCGGACCTGTAATGGGTCGAACAAATCCATTCCATCATTCTGTGCCTCATCTCCCAGGTGGCCCAGATCCAGCATTGTTTGCAAAGCCCGTAAAGTTTTAGATGAgg TTCAAGTGGTGACTGATTCAAGCTGGGAGAATTTGGTGGTTGCAAGCGAGAGGCCAGTCCTGGTGGAGTTCTGGGCACCGTGGTGCGGACCCTGTAGGATGATTGCCCCTGTGATCGACGAACTAGCAAAAGAATCTGCACGGAAGATCGCCTGTTACAAGCTCAATACTGATGATAGCCCAAACATCGCCTCCCAGTATGGAATCAGGAGCATCCCAACCGTGCTTTTTTTCAAGAATGGCGAGAAGAAAGAAGGCATCATTGGGGCAGTGCCCAAATCCACCTTAACCGCTTCAGTAGAGAAACACCTGAACATTTGA